The genomic stretch CCAATTTCCCCTTCCACCACCTTCCTCACCTCCCACACCACCATTTCCTTGTTTACTTCTTTATAAAATTTCCCTCCTTCCTCCAAAATCCTGTCCACAAACAACACCCCGTTTAGATGATCCAGTTCATGCTGGAAAACAATGGCTTCAAATCCCGACATATCTTTTTTCCTTTTCACCAACTTTTCCCCTATCAGTTCCTCCCAGGAAGCGGTAATTTTTAAAAATCTTTTTACCGTTCCGTAATAATCCGGAAAAGACAAACATCCCTCCAAAAAATCCTCATCCTTTCCCCCTTCAACCTTTATCTTGGGGTAAACCTTCTCCCCAAAAACCACCTCAATTTCGGGATTAATAAACACCTCCACCTCCTTTGTTTTTACGTCCTTCAATCCAAAAAATCTCCTGTCCAAGCCTATTTGCGTCGCCGCCAATCCCGCTCCATTAGCGCTTGCCGACAAAACTTTTTTCAGCTCCGACACATCCCCCTTCAAACTCCCGTCCACTTTT from Candidatus Shapirobacteria bacterium encodes the following:
- the def gene encoding peptide deformylase, with translation MKKIVIYPAEVLRQTTPRIEKVDGSLKGDVSELKKVLSASANGAGLAATQIGLDRRFFGLKDVKTKEVEVFINPEIEVVFGEKVYPKIKVEGGKDEDFLEGCLSFPDYYGTVKRFLKITASWEELIGEKLVKRKKDMSGFEAIVFQHELDHLNGVLFVDRILEEGGKFYKEVNKEMVVWEVRKVVEGEIG